A single Anatilimnocola floriformis DNA region contains:
- a CDS encoding thioredoxin domain-containing protein, with protein sequence MRNCILLTACLFFAAFLLAHAEEPKKPGEGKHPANRLAKETSPYLLLHAHNPVDWYPWGDEALAKAKKEGKLIFLSVGYSSCHWCHVMERESFLDDEIAAYLNENFVCIKVDREERPDLDAIYMAALQAYTQATTGRRGGGWPMTIFLTPETKPFVGVSYLPARDGDREGVSGFFGVAQRIQAAWEKQPERVKEDAQTLTDIVKAELESRRALSLTPIDIKLYNAVQPALDEQFDAKWGGFGYDEIQWRRPKFPEPANLIYLLDHIRRTDNARSKELLTFTLEKMMRGGIYDHVGGGFHRYSTDRLWRIPHFEKMLYDNGQLATIYAEASQLLKRPDFARVADETCDFVLREMTDTTGGFYAALDAESESEEGKFQRWTKEELKSSLTNPQFEILSELFALQKDPNFEEKYYVLNLAQSHSELAAEKKWSEDKVVNTWGVLREKLLKARDTRKKPLTDIKILAADNGLMIAGLADTGRVLKQPKYIDAAKKAADFVLTNMLTKDGRLQRSYASGAAKFNAYLDDYAFLTYGLIALHRATGEERWLKEAEKLTQKQIELFADPRGGGFYFTSTDHEALLARGKDPIDSASPAGNSLAAGNLIYLAQQAKKPEWLDLAEKTIQAAAGILERSPTASPWMATNIPALLDARK encoded by the coding sequence ATGCGCAACTGCATTCTCCTGACGGCCTGTTTGTTTTTCGCGGCATTCTTGCTCGCCCACGCCGAGGAACCGAAGAAGCCCGGCGAAGGGAAACACCCTGCCAATCGCCTCGCCAAAGAAACCAGCCCCTATCTGCTGTTGCACGCCCACAATCCGGTCGACTGGTATCCCTGGGGCGATGAAGCTCTCGCCAAGGCAAAGAAAGAAGGCAAGCTGATCTTTCTGTCGGTCGGCTATTCCAGTTGCCACTGGTGCCACGTGATGGAGCGCGAGTCGTTTCTCGATGACGAGATCGCAGCGTACCTCAATGAAAACTTCGTCTGCATCAAAGTCGATCGTGAGGAACGGCCCGACCTCGATGCGATTTACATGGCAGCGCTGCAGGCCTACACGCAAGCCACGACGGGCCGCCGCGGTGGTGGTTGGCCGATGACGATCTTTCTCACGCCGGAAACCAAACCGTTCGTCGGGGTCAGTTACTTGCCGGCCCGCGACGGCGATCGCGAAGGGGTATCCGGCTTTTTTGGCGTGGCACAGCGCATTCAAGCTGCCTGGGAGAAGCAGCCCGAACGCGTGAAAGAAGATGCCCAGACGTTGACGGACATCGTCAAGGCAGAACTCGAAAGCCGCCGAGCGTTGTCGCTCACGCCGATCGACATCAAGCTCTACAACGCCGTGCAACCGGCGCTCGATGAGCAGTTCGATGCAAAATGGGGCGGCTTTGGTTACGACGAAATTCAGTGGCGCCGGCCGAAGTTTCCCGAGCCCGCCAATCTCATCTATCTGCTCGATCACATACGCCGCACCGACAATGCCCGCAGCAAAGAACTCCTCACATTCACGCTCGAAAAGATGATGCGGGGCGGCATCTACGATCATGTCGGCGGCGGCTTTCATCGCTACAGCACCGATCGACTCTGGCGGATTCCGCACTTCGAAAAGATGCTCTACGACAACGGCCAACTGGCGACGATCTATGCCGAAGCGTCGCAACTGCTCAAGCGGCCCGACTTCGCCCGCGTGGCCGATGAAACGTGCGATTTCGTCCTCCGCGAAATGACCGACACAACCGGCGGTTTTTATGCAGCCCTCGACGCGGAGTCGGAAAGCGAAGAAGGAAAGTTCCAGCGCTGGACCAAGGAAGAACTGAAGTCCTCGCTGACGAATCCGCAGTTCGAAATCCTCAGCGAATTGTTCGCTTTGCAAAAAGATCCGAACTTCGAAGAGAAGTATTACGTCCTCAATCTCGCGCAATCTCACAGCGAGCTCGCTGCAGAAAAGAAGTGGTCCGAAGATAAAGTTGTGAACACCTGGGGTGTGCTGCGCGAGAAGCTGCTCAAGGCCCGTGACACTCGCAAGAAACCACTGACGGACATCAAAATCCTCGCCGCCGACAACGGCCTGATGATCGCCGGACTGGCCGACACCGGCCGTGTGCTAAAGCAACCGAAGTACATTGACGCTGCCAAAAAGGCCGCCGATTTTGTCTTGACCAACATGCTGACGAAGGATGGCCGGTTGCAGCGGAGCTATGCGAGCGGCGCGGCGAAGTTCAACGCCTATTTGGACGACTACGCGTTTCTCACATACGGCCTGATCGCCTTGCATCGCGCGACTGGCGAAGAACGTTGGCTGAAGGAAGCAGAGAAGCTGACGCAAAAGCAAATCGAACTCTTTGCCGACCCGCGTGGCGGCGGTTTCTACTTCACCTCGACCGATCACGAAGCCTTGCTGGCCCGCGGCAAAGATCCCATCGACAGCGCGAGCCCGGCCGGCAATTCGCTCGCGGCGGGAAATTTGATCTATCTCGCCCAGCAGGCGAAGAAACCCGAATGGCTCGACCTTGCCGAAAAAACGATCCAAGCTGCGGCGGGAATACTCGAGCGATCGCCGACTGCCTCGCCTTGGATGGCAACCAACATTCCGGCGCTGCTCGATGCGAGGAAGTAA
- a CDS encoding class I SAM-dependent methyltransferase — protein MKSRTQEQIAELSIPGGWKWENVTIADHSWRLLLPADADAFLKDGPAMEEWPDPFWAELWPAAKTMAAILLAQPWPAETKVLELGCGNGFVGLAAAARGWPVTFSDYVPFAVELSLANARGNGYENVTGEVTDWWRPTADHAFERIIVCECLYDPELHVPLLNTLRARLRPSGQVWLCDPGRGGMAELFLREARDQGWQGTQFDERLQPKSELPRGEFRLIQLQ, from the coding sequence ATGAAATCGCGAACTCAAGAACAAATCGCCGAACTGTCGATTCCCGGCGGCTGGAAATGGGAAAATGTCACCATCGCCGATCATTCGTGGCGACTGCTCTTGCCCGCCGATGCCGATGCCTTTTTGAAGGATGGGCCGGCCATGGAAGAATGGCCCGACCCGTTTTGGGCCGAGCTCTGGCCCGCCGCCAAGACCATGGCAGCAATCTTGCTCGCGCAGCCATGGCCCGCCGAGACGAAAGTCCTGGAACTTGGCTGCGGCAACGGCTTTGTGGGGCTTGCAGCCGCGGCCCGCGGTTGGCCGGTGACATTCAGCGACTACGTCCCCTTCGCCGTGGAACTCTCGCTCGCCAATGCACGAGGCAATGGCTACGAAAACGTCACGGGAGAAGTTACCGACTGGTGGCGTCCGACCGCGGATCACGCTTTCGAAAGAATTATCGTTTGCGAATGCCTTTACGATCCTGAGTTGCATGTGCCGTTGCTGAATACGCTGCGCGCCCGACTTCGTCCCAGCGGCCAGGTTTGGCTGTGCGATCCGGGCCGCGGCGGAATGGCCGAGCTGTTCTTGCGCGAGGCCCGCGACCAAGGTTGGCAAGGAACTCAGTTCGACGAGCGGCTGCAACCCAAGAGTGAACTGCCGCGTGGGGAATTTCGGTTGATTCAGCTGCAGTAG
- the pgk gene encoding phosphoglycerate kinase gives MAVTAERAFRLCQLLKGVATREHLSLAEYLSSIPKLDSLNDLPAGTTVLIRGDVDAKVGAEVGQGDIRLRSMVETLQFGQQKGFKQIIFGHLGRKEKDKPIGSLAKVAARLGKLLNCEVPLIEDWLDEATNTVKDHVQETIAKAPNGSVFVLQNVRGYDIETALWKAKPDMLSAVAAKQATFADSLSEKVAEVYVNEALSAGSLDASSTIVPLAMSRVALGKYLTREFEGAMMECLNAQFVVFSGIKIDKLDDLEAMINRGKIKTIISAGSLAMALKKADALLAGQTFNLGVTEDPAHADKAYYIPPDRIEQARRMLQAGRKQGIEFVLPCDFVLGDARVVETLQPGDQQFDIGPKTIALFTDTITKFIASKKGVEAQTAAFHNGVFGMFEDPRFEAGTKAFIGQLKRLTDAGIKVYVGGGEGGTALERYGQPNWVTHCFTAGGTVLNALGSEPVPYLVALRMAAQDA, from the coding sequence ATGGCCGTCACCGCCGAACGTGCTTTCCGTCTTTGTCAGTTACTCAAGGGTGTCGCCACGCGGGAGCATCTGTCGCTGGCCGAGTATTTGAGCTCGATTCCTAAGCTCGATTCACTGAACGACCTGCCGGCCGGCACGACGGTGCTGATCCGCGGCGATGTCGACGCCAAGGTCGGCGCCGAAGTGGGCCAAGGCGATATCCGTCTCCGCTCGATGGTCGAAACATTGCAGTTCGGCCAGCAAAAGGGCTTCAAGCAAATCATCTTCGGCCATCTCGGTCGCAAGGAAAAAGACAAGCCGATCGGCTCGCTGGCCAAGGTTGCTGCCCGCCTCGGCAAATTGCTGAACTGCGAGGTGCCGCTGATCGAAGATTGGCTGGATGAAGCGACGAACACGGTGAAGGACCACGTGCAAGAGACGATTGCCAAGGCGCCGAACGGCAGCGTGTTTGTGCTGCAAAACGTTCGCGGCTACGACATCGAAACGGCCCTGTGGAAGGCCAAGCCCGATATGCTCTCGGCCGTTGCCGCCAAGCAAGCGACGTTTGCCGATTCGCTCAGCGAAAAAGTCGCCGAAGTCTACGTCAACGAAGCCCTGTCGGCTGGCAGCCTCGATGCGTCGAGCACCATCGTGCCGTTGGCGATGAGCCGCGTCGCGCTGGGCAAATATCTGACCCGCGAGTTTGAAGGGGCCATGATGGAATGCCTCAACGCTCAGTTCGTGGTTTTCAGCGGCATCAAGATCGACAAGCTCGACGATCTCGAAGCGATGATCAACCGCGGCAAGATCAAGACGATCATCTCGGCTGGCTCGCTGGCCATGGCATTGAAGAAGGCCGACGCGTTGCTGGCCGGTCAGACCTTTAACCTGGGTGTGACCGAAGACCCGGCTCACGCCGACAAGGCGTACTACATTCCGCCAGACCGCATCGAACAAGCCCGCCGCATGTTGCAAGCAGGCCGCAAGCAAGGGATCGAATTCGTCCTGCCGTGCGACTTCGTTCTCGGCGATGCCCGCGTGGTCGAAACGCTGCAGCCCGGCGATCAGCAATTCGACATCGGTCCGAAGACGATTGCCCTCTTCACCGACACCATCACCAAGTTCATCGCCAGCAAGAAGGGTGTCGAAGCTCAAACGGCTGCCTTCCACAACGGCGTGTTCGGCATGTTCGAAGACCCTCGCTTCGAAGCCGGCACGAAGGCTTTCATTGGTCAGCTCAAGCGGTTGACCGACGCCGGCATCAAGGTCTACGTCGGCGGCGGCGAAGGTGGCACGGCTCTCGAACGTTACGGCCAACCGAACTGGGTCACGCACTGCTTCACGGCCGGTGGTACCGTGCTGAATGCCCTCGGCAGCGAACCGGTGCCGTACCTGGTCGCCCTCCGCATGGCCGCGCAGGACGCATAA
- a CDS encoding MOSC domain-containing protein, giving the protein MDTSLNFHGQLLAIGVAPKAKAPLEAIETAVITDKGIAGDRYSAGKGAGQRGRVKDEQHVTLISEEAIVAACEESGLPITHLLTRRNLLVRGVPLADLLSKYFRVGEVVLFGFEDCAPCGYLEKMTFPFMKQSLKNRGGIRAVVVNGGTIRVGDEVKWVTNEERLADLAKS; this is encoded by the coding sequence ATGGATACGTCTCTCAATTTCCACGGCCAACTTCTCGCCATCGGCGTTGCACCTAAAGCCAAGGCGCCGCTGGAGGCCATCGAAACCGCGGTGATCACCGACAAGGGCATCGCGGGCGATCGTTACTCGGCGGGCAAAGGAGCCGGCCAACGTGGCCGTGTTAAGGATGAGCAGCACGTCACGCTGATCTCCGAAGAAGCTATCGTGGCGGCTTGCGAGGAATCAGGGCTGCCGATCACGCATTTGCTCACGCGGCGAAACTTGCTGGTTCGCGGCGTTCCGTTGGCCGATTTGCTCTCGAAGTACTTTCGCGTTGGCGAGGTGGTGCTCTTCGGCTTCGAAGACTGCGCACCCTGCGGCTATCTCGAAAAGATGACGTTCCCGTTCATGAAACAGTCGCTGAAGAACCGCGGCGGAATTCGGGCCGTGGTGGTCAACGGCGGCACGATTCGCGTCGGCGATGAAGTGAAATGGGTTACGAATGAGGAACGGCTGGCCGACCTCGCGAAGAGCTGA
- a CDS encoding MIP/aquaporin family protein, with product MSSPFIGEFCGTATLILLGDGVVAGVLLAKSKANNGGWIVVSAGWCFAVVCGIFVSKALGGEGALNPAGPIADAILNHGPWQKTLEMVAGQFCGAFFGAILVWLHYLPHWAETKDQAAKLGVFCTAPAIRNYPWNFFSEFLGTFALIFIASAVGDTMLVDGMKPPLVGLIVWAIGLSLGGTTGYAINPARDLGPRLAHALLPIAGKGGSDWAYSWVPVVGPFAGAIAALAVYKLLRS from the coding sequence GTGTCCTCACCCTTCATCGGCGAATTTTGTGGCACGGCGACGTTGATCCTGCTGGGAGACGGCGTTGTCGCTGGCGTGCTGCTCGCGAAATCGAAAGCGAACAATGGCGGCTGGATTGTCGTCTCTGCCGGCTGGTGCTTTGCCGTGGTCTGCGGCATCTTTGTGTCGAAGGCGCTCGGCGGCGAAGGAGCTTTGAATCCTGCTGGACCGATCGCCGACGCGATCCTCAATCACGGGCCGTGGCAAAAAACTCTGGAGATGGTCGCTGGTCAGTTTTGCGGCGCGTTCTTCGGCGCGATCCTGGTTTGGCTTCATTACTTGCCGCATTGGGCGGAGACGAAAGACCAGGCGGCTAAGCTTGGCGTGTTTTGCACGGCGCCGGCGATTCGCAACTATCCATGGAACTTCTTCAGCGAGTTCCTCGGCACGTTTGCCCTGATCTTCATCGCTTCTGCCGTGGGCGACACAATGCTGGTCGATGGCATGAAGCCGCCGCTCGTCGGCTTGATTGTCTGGGCTATCGGTCTCTCGCTGGGCGGGACGACGGGCTATGCCATCAATCCCGCTCGCGATCTCGGCCCGCGGTTGGCTCATGCCTTGTTGCCGATCGCGGGCAAAGGTGGCTCCGATTGGGCTTACTCGTGGGTGCCGGTCGTTGGTCCCTTCGCGGGCGCGATTGCCGCGCTCGCGGTTTATAAACTACTGCGTTCGTAA
- the ppdK gene encoding pyruvate, phosphate dikinase has protein sequence MAKARPAAAASNGKMTYYFSKTKTEGKGLSKQLLGGKGLNLAEMTSIGLPVPPGFTITTEVCDGYYKSGKKLPAGLMDEVRKNIAALEKELGKKFGDDKSPLLVSVRSGAALSMPGMMNTILNLGLNDVSTEGLAKATGNERFAYDAYRRLINMFGDVVMDVGHEHYEHAFDKIKKKYKVTADTDVPAEGLKELCVAYKEVYKKHTGKDFPQDPYTQLEASIEAVFKSWMGAKAVTYREVENIRGLLGTAVNVQSMVYGNMGDDSGTGVAFTRDPNTGKNEFFGEFLVNAQGEDVVAGIRTPQPVAEMPKWNKAIHKQLLEIKDILEKHYKDMQDIEFTIEKKVLFMLQTRNGKRTGTAAVKMAVDMVKEKLIDEKEAIRRIPAGDLSQLLLPSLDTKALEDAREKKLVLTTGLPASPGAAVGKLAFTAEEAVERAAAGERVILCRSETSPEDVAGMHSAAGILTSTGGMTSHAAVVARGWGRCCVVGAGEMSIDEKGKKMTIKGKTYGGNDVITINGTTGEVFAGTMATMEPKLGGDFATVMKWADKYRTLGIRTNADSPEDSQRARDFGAEGIGLCRTEHMFFGDDRIAAMREMILATELDARKAALAKLLPFQREDFVGIFTAMKGLPVTIRLLDPPLHEFLPHEAKTQDELAKQMGVKPAFIKARVAQLHEANPMLGHRGCRLSVTYPEILEMQVRAIIEAAIICKGKKIDAKPEIMIPLVGTAVELKYLKDLTQKTIDEVIAEKKFKGSLDTLIGTMIEIPRAALTADQIAEHAQFFSFGTNDLTQMTFGFSRDDINSFLPDYLKKDLLTADPFQTLDQSGVGQLVEMGVQKGRKTNKDLKVGICGEHGGDPASVDFCHRAGLNYVSCSPFRVPIARLAAAQAAIKHAK, from the coding sequence ATGGCCAAAGCTCGTCCTGCAGCCGCCGCATCCAACGGCAAAATGACCTATTACTTCAGCAAGACCAAGACCGAAGGCAAGGGGCTGAGCAAGCAGCTGCTGGGCGGAAAGGGTTTGAATCTCGCCGAAATGACGAGCATTGGTCTGCCGGTGCCGCCGGGCTTTACGATCACCACGGAAGTTTGCGACGGCTACTACAAGAGCGGCAAGAAGTTGCCCGCCGGTTTGATGGACGAAGTGCGGAAGAACATCGCCGCTCTGGAAAAGGAACTCGGCAAGAAGTTTGGCGACGACAAGAGCCCGCTGCTCGTGTCGGTTCGCTCCGGCGCCGCCCTCTCGATGCCGGGCATGATGAACACCATTTTGAACCTCGGTCTGAACGACGTTTCGACCGAAGGCTTGGCCAAGGCCACGGGCAACGAACGCTTTGCGTATGACGCCTATCGCCGCTTGATCAACATGTTCGGCGACGTAGTGATGGACGTCGGCCACGAACATTACGAACACGCGTTCGACAAGATCAAGAAGAAGTACAAGGTCACTGCCGATACCGACGTGCCGGCCGAAGGCCTGAAGGAATTGTGCGTCGCTTACAAGGAAGTTTATAAGAAGCACACCGGTAAGGACTTCCCGCAGGATCCTTACACCCAGCTCGAAGCTTCGATCGAAGCGGTGTTCAAGAGCTGGATGGGCGCCAAGGCCGTTACGTATCGCGAAGTCGAAAACATTCGCGGTTTGCTCGGCACGGCGGTGAACGTGCAATCGATGGTGTACGGCAACATGGGTGACGACAGCGGCACGGGTGTCGCTTTCACCCGCGATCCGAACACCGGCAAGAACGAATTCTTCGGCGAGTTCCTGGTCAACGCCCAAGGCGAAGACGTCGTCGCTGGTATCCGCACGCCGCAGCCTGTCGCCGAAATGCCGAAGTGGAACAAGGCCATCCACAAGCAACTGCTCGAGATCAAGGACATTCTCGAGAAGCACTACAAGGACATGCAGGACATCGAGTTCACCATCGAAAAGAAGGTGCTCTTCATGCTGCAGACCCGCAACGGCAAACGGACCGGCACCGCTGCCGTGAAGATGGCCGTCGACATGGTCAAGGAAAAGCTGATCGACGAAAAGGAAGCCATCCGCCGCATTCCGGCCGGTGACCTTTCGCAGCTGTTGCTGCCGAGCCTTGATACCAAGGCTTTGGAAGATGCTCGCGAGAAGAAGCTCGTGCTGACGACCGGCTTGCCGGCTTCGCCGGGCGCTGCCGTGGGCAAGCTCGCCTTCACCGCCGAAGAAGCGGTCGAACGTGCCGCTGCTGGCGAACGCGTCATTCTGTGCCGTAGCGAAACCAGCCCCGAAGACGTGGCCGGTATGCACTCGGCCGCCGGTATTTTGACCAGCACGGGCGGCATGACCAGCCACGCGGCGGTGGTCGCTCGCGGTTGGGGTCGTTGCTGCGTCGTCGGCGCCGGCGAAATGTCGATCGACGAAAAGGGCAAGAAGATGACCATCAAGGGTAAGACCTATGGTGGTAACGATGTCATCACCATCAACGGCACGACGGGCGAAGTGTTCGCCGGGACGATGGCCACGATGGAACCCAAGCTCGGCGGCGACTTTGCCACTGTGATGAAGTGGGCCGATAAGTACCGCACGCTGGGCATTCGCACGAACGCCGATTCGCCGGAAGATTCGCAGCGTGCTCGCGACTTCGGCGCCGAAGGCATTGGTCTCTGCCGTACGGAACACATGTTCTTCGGCGACGACCGCATTGCTGCAATGCGTGAGATGATCCTCGCGACCGAATTGGACGCTCGCAAGGCCGCTCTGGCCAAGCTGCTGCCGTTCCAACGCGAAGACTTCGTTGGCATCTTCACGGCGATGAAGGGCTTGCCAGTGACGATCCGCCTCTTGGATCCGCCGCTGCACGAATTCCTCCCGCACGAAGCCAAGACGCAGGACGAACTCGCCAAGCAGATGGGCGTAAAGCCGGCCTTCATCAAGGCTCGCGTCGCTCAACTGCACGAAGCGAACCCGATGCTCGGCCATCGTGGTTGCCGCCTCAGCGTTACCTATCCTGAAATCCTCGAGATGCAGGTTCGCGCGATCATCGAAGCGGCCATCATCTGCAAGGGGAAGAAGATCGACGCCAAGCCGGAAATCATGATTCCGCTCGTCGGCACCGCGGTCGAACTGAAGTATCTGAAGGACCTGACGCAGAAGACGATCGACGAAGTCATCGCCGAGAAGAAGTTCAAGGGATCGCTCGACACGCTCATCGGCACGATGATCGAGATTCCTCGCGCTGCTCTCACGGCCGACCAAATCGCCGAGCATGCCCAGTTCTTCAGCTTCGGCACGAATGACCTGACGCAAATGACGTTTGGCTTCAGCCGCGACGACATCAATAGCTTCTTGCCCGACTACCTGAAGAAGGATCTGCTCACGGCCGATCCCTTCCAAACGCTCGATCAATCGGGCGTTGGTCAGCTCGTCGAAATGGGCGTGCAGAAGGGCCGCAAGACCAACAAGGATCTGAAGGTCGGCATCTGCGGCGAACACGGCGGCGACCCGGCCTCGGTGGACTTCTGCCACCGCGCTGGCTTGAACTACGTCAGCTGCTCGCCGTTCCGCGTGCCAATCGCCCGTTTGGCTGCCGCTCAAGCGGCGATCAAGCACGCGAAGTAG
- a CDS encoding GNAT family N-acetyltransferase, which produces MTPSIVLAESHHLVAVRALFLEYVDSLGIDLGFQNVAQELAELPGKYSPPGGCLLLALVDDQPAGCVAVRSLEPGIGEVKRLYVRPQFRGLGLGPALGERIIAEARRLGYQRLRLDTLSPQMQPAIDLYRRLGFQPIAPYYSNPLPGAFFMELELGCAK; this is translated from the coding sequence ATGACCCCATCGATCGTCCTCGCCGAGTCGCACCACTTGGTCGCCGTTCGCGCGCTGTTTCTGGAATATGTCGACTCGCTCGGCATCGATCTCGGCTTTCAAAACGTCGCCCAAGAGTTGGCCGAACTCCCCGGCAAGTACTCGCCGCCTGGCGGTTGCCTGCTGCTCGCACTTGTTGACGATCAGCCGGCCGGTTGTGTGGCCGTTCGTTCCCTTGAGCCCGGCATCGGTGAAGTAAAGCGGTTGTACGTCCGGCCGCAATTTCGTGGCCTCGGCTTAGGACCCGCGCTTGGCGAACGCATCATCGCCGAGGCTCGCCGTCTGGGTTACCAACGCCTCCGGCTCGATACGCTCAGTCCGCAAATGCAGCCGGCCATCGATCTCTATCGCCGGCTTGGCTTTCAACCGATTGCTCCTTACTACAGCAATCCGCTGCCGGGAGCATTCTTCATGGAGCTCGAGCTCGGCTGTGCCAAATAA
- a CDS encoding enoyl-CoA hydratase/isomerase family protein: protein MSINVKKNVPSGTIILSRPEKRNALKRQMIRDLSQAFTDLHGEKQVRAVILIGSGSVFCAGMDLGEMQQTAAEPDAQQQWYEDSELYRELIEQMLRFPKPIIAAVNGPAFAGGAGLLLASDIVLATREAKFALPEPKRGIVAGMVSPLLAFRAGGGAATHLLLRAQTITAAEAHRLGIYHEIVAEDLIWAHAHEIAKEIAESAPEAIQLTKRMLYENIGEQVFTHLAAGAAVSATARTTEAATEGLAAFFEKRPPKWK from the coding sequence ATGTCGATCAACGTCAAAAAAAATGTCCCTTCCGGCACCATCATTCTCAGTCGCCCGGAAAAGCGGAACGCCCTCAAGCGGCAGATGATTCGCGATCTGTCGCAAGCCTTCACCGATCTTCACGGCGAGAAGCAGGTTCGCGCTGTCATTCTCATTGGCAGCGGTTCTGTCTTTTGTGCCGGCATGGATCTGGGCGAAATGCAACAAACGGCGGCCGAGCCGGATGCTCAGCAGCAGTGGTATGAAGACAGCGAGCTCTATCGTGAGCTGATCGAGCAAATGCTGCGGTTTCCGAAGCCGATTATCGCCGCAGTAAACGGCCCCGCCTTCGCCGGCGGCGCGGGGTTGTTGCTGGCCAGCGATATTGTTCTCGCTACGCGAGAGGCCAAGTTCGCGCTGCCAGAACCCAAACGTGGAATCGTGGCGGGAATGGTCTCGCCGTTGTTGGCGTTTCGCGCGGGTGGCGGCGCAGCGACGCATCTACTGCTCCGCGCGCAAACGATCACGGCCGCGGAAGCCCATCGCCTGGGCATTTACCACGAGATTGTGGCCGAAGATTTGATTTGGGCGCACGCTCACGAGATCGCCAAGGAAATCGCCGAATCGGCGCCGGAGGCGATTCAACTCACCAAGCGCATGCTCTACGAAAACATCGGCGAGCAAGTCTTCACGCACCTGGCTGCCGGCGCGGCCGTAAGCGCCACGGCTCGCACCACCGAAGCGGCCACCGAAGGCCTGGCGGCGTTTTTTGAAAAACGGCCGCCGAAGTGGAAATAG